TGCATACACTCTTATGAAATTGGGGATACTTTTATACGCTTTTGGAACATCCCTGTGGTTTGCATCCCTTTACTTTTACCCTTTATTGGGCTTAGGTATATTCTTAAATGGCTTTGGCTTGTCTCTATTTTATGCGTGCGCAAATGCTCAAGTACAGATAGCTTCTCCTAGACATATAAAAGGAAGGATATTGAGCCTATACACATCCATCTTTATTGGCTCTCAACCCTTAAGTTTTATGATTGGAGCATTGATACATAGGTACTTAGGCATATGGATGACTCTTCTTTGCGTTATCCTTGTATGTATCATTCTTTTTGTTTTCATGAGGAGAAAAAGTCCAATAGGCACTCCTTTTTGAGTTCCATAAGGAGCTGTAGAGTATCCTCCTCAATGATTTTGGGATCACCCGTATAAACACTTTTTAATTCCTCAATAATCTCGCCGAGCTTTTTTGTTCCATCGCACCTTCTGAGTATGTCCCAAGACACATCGTCTAATTCTATGTAGCCTTCGGGTATAAGAAGTAGCTTTCTGTTTGCTGTCTCTCGTAGCACTACACCCTTTTTCAAAATTGGTATCTTTTCATACTCTATCATTCCTTCAAAAGACCTCTTATCTTATCCTCCCAACCGCTATTTACCAGCGTGGGCTTCCTGAGTCTCCTCTTCCTATCCTTAGCCTTTTTAGTGTTGTAGTGAGAACCTCCTGCGTGCCACCTCTTTATCTTTCCTTTTGCAGTTATCTTAAACCTCTTCTTAGCGGACCTGTTGCTTTTCATCTTCACCTTAGCCATTAGATCTAACCTCCGTAATATAATTATAACATGATACTTCTCCTTCTCTGGGTTAGTTTAGCCTTTGCCGCCGAGTTTTGTATAAAACCCGTTGAGAATCCTTACAATGAACCATACCTGAATTACGCTCTGCAAAAAAGAGTAGAAAGTGCAGTTCTTGAAAGTGGCCACAGTCTGAAGTGTGGGAAGGATTCCATAGATATACTCCCGCTGGTAAAAGAACTCAGAGAGGTCCCTATAGCCTACACACCCTATCAAAGGGTAAGTGCATACAACTTGACATTAACCGTAGCTATCAAAGACAAGAAGGAGGAAAGGGATTTTTCCTTTACGGTACCCTACAGCTTGCCAACGGGCGGTCTTGGAGACCTACCAAGGAGGCAAGCCATTGATGACGCTCTTGGTATAATATACATAGAGTTTGTCCAGTACTTTAAGAGGAGGTACTAACATGCTTATAAATGTTGAGAGCAAGAAGAGTGTAGAAGAGATCAGAAGTGCCATAGAGGAAAAAGCCAAATCAAAGGGCTTTGGCGTCATGGCTATTCATGAAGTTACAAAGATACTGGAAAGTAAGGGGGTACCCATAAACTACCAGTGTCTGATAATTGAAGTATGCTCTCCAAAGCATGCAAGCACTATGCTTCAAAAGAATCCTTATGTATCTACAGCCATGCCTTGCAGGATAGCCGTGATAGACCAAGGAGACAGGAGAATTCTCAGCACCATAGCTCCAACCGCAGTGCTTGACATGTTTAACATGCCAGAAGAAAAAGCCCTGGTGGAGGAGGTGGAAAAGCTGATGAAAGAGATAATGGAGGAGGCAAGCTAACTTTAGCTTTCTAAGTCCTTTATCAGCTCAGCTTTTACATTTTCTGGAATGTCTGCCATAGTCTTGTAATTAGGGTGGTTTATCTCCAGCTTGAGAGGTAGATTTTTAAGGTCCTCCACCTGCTGGTCTGTCAGGTTGAACTTTAAAAAGTGCACCACCGCTGCCTTGCCATACTCGTAGTCTTCTTTGCTCCTCTCATCCGCAATAGCTCTCACTGTGTGCTTGTTGCCTATGTGAAGATAAAGATGGTCATGTATGCCAACCAGCTTCGGAAGAAGCCTCTTCCTCTCCTCCTCGTCCGGTATCTCTATGAACATGGTCACGGAAAGCTGGTTTTTATCCGGAACAAGCTCGTTGTAAACTTCTATTTCCTGCATTATCTCTTCGTCCTTTACCATCCTCTCAGCTCTTATCATCTCCTGTATCTGGAACCATACAGTTTGTCTGTTTTCAAAAACAAGATGAACCAGATCACCCAAAAATACCCTTCTGTTCTTCTTGAGTTCTATAATTTCTCTTTTCCTCTCTTCCCTTACCTTTTCGTACTCGTATATGTTGAGTATCTCATCAAAGCTTATCTTCTTCACCTTTCCACCCCCAAATGGTCTAAAGACCCGGCAGAGCCGGGCTCAAGCTTTAGGCTTTTAGGCTCTCAAGAGCCTTTTGGAATCTGCCTGCGTGGGACTTTTCTGCCCTTGCGAGAGTCTCAAACCATTCGGCTATGTCGTCAAAACCTTCTTCCCTTGCTGTCTTGGCAAATCCCGGATACATCTCCGTGTACTCGTAAGTCTCTCCCGCTATTGCAGCTTCAAGGTTCTGCTCCATACTGCCAATAGGCTTGCCTGTAGCAGGGTCTCCACCTCCGTACTTTTCAAGAAACTCAAGATGACCAAAGGCGTGTCCAGTCTCTCCTTCTGCGGTCTCTCTGAAGACATTGGCTATGTCAGGGTACCCTTCTATATCTGCCTTTCTGGCAAAGTAGAGGTACCTCCTGTTGGCTTGAGATTCGCCCGCAAAGGCGTGCTTAAGGCACTCAAGGGTCTTGGTACCTGCTAAACTCTTCATGGCTAAACCTCCTTAAAAAGTTTTACTATTATTTATTATATGCAAAATTTTTGCAACTGTCAAGGGGGAATGAGCCTGTCTAAAAAATCCCAAATGTTTGATTTTGAACGCTCATAAACACACCACGGCAAAAAGGTAAAACAAAAGGAGCTCCACAAGAACCATAAACTGGGACTTTGGTTTTGATAAGCAGTGCAGAGATTATTATGTAGTCTTCATACACTTTAGGTCTTCCTCTTTTGGTGTTCTGGCTTTTGCTTATGCTCTTGCATATTTCCTTGCTTTTGGCTAAAATGAGTTTTATCAGTTGTTTGTTTTTCTTCTTTCTCATTCTTCTTTTTTCTACCCTTTTTCCCTCAATGTGTCAAGATTTTCTAAACAGGCTTGGGGAAAAAGCCTTCTAAGGAACTACAGATGGTATGCTCAATTTATGAGCAAGGGTGCAAAATTTTTAGCACCTTTCTAAGGGTAAAAAATCCTTAATCCCTTTATTTCAACGCTCCCCACCATATGGTATCTTTTTTGCATAAAAAAGGTAAAGGACAGCAGGAGGCGCAGACCATGGACGAGCTTGAAGCGGTTTCAAAGATAAGGGTGTTTTTAAAGGACGAGGGTTTTATAGTGCCTAAGAAGCCTGTGCAGGAGTTCTATTCAAGCATAATAAAGCTTTCGGGCTTTGGGGTTGGTGGAATTCTCAACATGTCTGGAAGGAAGGCAGGCAATATAGCTGGACAGATCATAAAGGAACTCATAGGGAATCACGAACCCAGTATTGAAGAGATAGAATTATATTTGAGGGTTTTTCTCAGCGAGGCGGGCATATGCGAGATAACCCGTTGGGAAAATCAGGAGAAGCAGGTAAAAATCTACGCAAAAAACTCTGTTTTTGCGGAAGAGCAGGAAAGCTCCAAACCTGTGTGCATACCGTTGCAGGGCGCTCTTGCAGGATGCTTTGAGGAGCTAACAGGTAAAGAGTGGGACTGTAAGGAAACTCAGTGCCAAGCGCAGAAAAAGGAAGAGTGCATATTTGAATTGTGGTTTTACCACCGCTCTTCATTTAGCTATGAACAAACTCAAGACCGCTCTTGTGGAGGGGGATAAGCTGGGAGGTACATGTCTAAACAGGGGTTGCATACCCAAAGAGGGGCTTTGCAGAATAGCCAAGGAAGCTCTATTCTTAATTCAAGGTTCATGTGTTTACCAAGGTTTGCGGTGAAGGTCACTCCTGCTTCCGTACCGAGGTTTTTACCATTGCCTCCCATGTCTTTGTTAGACCTAAAGGTGCCTACTACCCCTTGGACAGAAAGCTTCTTCTCTATTATTGGCAGGTCCACCTTTGCCTGCAGAGTGGTAAGACCGTACCCTCTGTTGCCCGGCTCAAGCCCAAAGTCGTTCACATCGGAGGGTCCGTGTGGTGTGAATATGTAAGTATATGCCCAGTAACCACCTGTACCAAGAAGACCATGAACTGTTTGGAATCCTCTTCCGTTTTGTTTACCAGAGGAGTAAATGCCCAGAAGGCTTACGCCTGCAGGACCCAGCTTGGTAGAACCTTCAAGTCTTGCAAGCCACCCGCTGTTGCTTCTCACGCTTACACCGTCAAAGGATCTTTTACCTGTATTTGCCAGAACCACACCGTGCAGTGTAATGGGGTCAAACTTTACCGTTGCGTGAGGTCCTATCCATGTCTGCTCAAGCCTTAAAAAGTCCGCGGGTGTGCAGTTATTGGGATAGTTGGGATTGTTGGGATAACATATCTTCCCATAAGTTCCATAGTAGTGAAGTCCCACATGGGCTATGCCAAGCTTAGTGTTGAGGTCAGCAACAAAGAAATGCTGGTCCTTGTCCTTTACTGCTGTGTTTCTGTAGAATACACCCTCCACAAGCCTCACATAGGCGAGCCTCCAGTCAAGATTTCCCACATTCCCGGCGTAAGCTATACCTCCTACATTGAGGTCCCAGTCTGCAGAAAAGAGCATCTGGTCCACCTGATCGTTGGCAGGCAGGATACCAGCCAACACCGTACCAGGACCAACCGGGAAGTACAGGTATCCGTACCTCACACCCCTTGCCTGAAGCCTGTTGAAGGCATTCACCGCATAAACCCCTCTCGGGTCGCTTGCCGCAGGTGAAGAGCCACCCCATCCGCCTCTGTACTCAAGCTGGAAAAAGCCCCCTACTCCACTTTCCGTTTTGACATCAAAGTTTAGCCTGAACCTCTGCCTGAAGAAGTCATACTGATTGTTGGACTGGATGTTGGAGTTGTTGTACATGACCCTGTACTGGATGCCAAAGTCAATGTCTGCATCCCTGAGCTTAATGGCATAACTGGGGACCGCCATAACTGCTGAGAGTAAAACCGCTCCCGCTACTCTCTTCATGCTTCACCTCCGTAGAAGTTTTTCCTATTCTTTTGCAAAGAGCGTGCCATTAAGGAGGACTTTAAAAACAAGGATTTACCTATGCTAAAAGGTGGTGGTGATTCCAAAGATGCTCACTTAATTAGCAAGTGGAGCTTAAATTTTGAGCAGTATGTTCTTGGGTTATAATGACTAACATGATTGATAAAAAGCCCATCCTTGAACTTTCCGCACCTGTTATAGAGATAATAACCGAAACGCCTACCACCAAAACGCTCGTTTTTGATATAAAGGGTGTGGACCTGGATTTTTATCCGGGTCAGTATGTGATGCTGGAAGTGCCATATCCCACCACAGGTGAGGTGCTAAAGAGAGCTTATTCCATAGCTAACTCGCCGCTAAAAAAGGGTGTCCTTGAGCTTACCATAAAGAGAACGCCCAACGGTAAAGCTTCTGTGATACTTACAGAGCAGGTAAAAGTTGGAGATGTCTTTAAGATAAAGGGTCCTTACGGGAAGTTCATCTGGCTACCCGAGATGTCTGATAAGGTGGTTTTCATAGGTGCTGGGAGCGGTATAGTGCCTCTCATGTGCATGCTCAGATACATAATAGATGCTAACTTGCACCATGTAAAGGCTACTCTGCTTTACTCCAACACCTCTTACGAAGAGATCATATATAGGGAGGAGCTGGAAAAGATGGAAAGACACTCAAACATAAAAGTGGTGCATACTTTGACAAGGTCTGTGCCAGAAGGATGGAGGGGCTACACGGGAAGGATAAATCCAGACATGATCCTCAAAGAGGTGGACGATATACCTCTTAACCTTTATTACCTGTGTGGTCCCCCCAAGTTTGTTGACGATATTACCTCCATGCTGGTGGATTTAGGAGTTCCTAAAGAGAGGATAAAGAAGGAAAAGTACGAGTAATCAGAGTATAAGCATACCATCGCCGTAGCTGTAAAATCTGTATCTTTCTTTTATGGCAATTTGGTAAGCTGATAATATAAACTCTCTGCCTGCAAAGGCTGAAACCAGCAAAAGCAGGGAGGACCTTGGCAGGTGAAAGTTGGTGATCATAGCATCCACCACTTTAAAGGTGTATCCTGGATATATGTAAAGGTCAGTTTTACCGCTAAAGGGTGAGAAAGGTTTTGTCTCCAGAGCCCTAACAACTGTTGTTCCAACCGCAACCACTTTTTTTCCCTCTTGCTTTACTTTTTTAATTAGCTCCACCGTCTCCTCAGGCACCTCCATATACTCTTCATCCACTTTGTGCTCCCTTATATCCGACACCTTAATGGGTTTGAAAGTACCATACGAAACATGCAGAGTGATGAAGGCTTTTCTTATGCCATACTCGTCAAGCCTGTTTAGGAGCTCCTCAGAAAAGTGTAAAGATGCAGTAGGTGCAGCCACAGATCCTTCCTTTTGAGCAAAGACTGTTTGGTAATAAACTCTGTCTATATGCTCTTCTTCCCTTTCTAAGTAAGGAGGTATGGGTATGTGCCCGTATGTATATAGAGCTTTTATAGGGTCTTGGGATAGGAGTTCTACCAAAAACTTTCCCTCGCTTATGTGCTTTAGTATGTTAACACTCAAATCCTGAGCAATATAAACACAGAGCCCTTCCCTTATGTTTTTACCACTAACTAAAGCATACCATAGGTGTTCTTTTAGCATATCGGTGAGGAGTATCTCCACCCTTCCACCTGTTGGCTTCTTGCCGTAGAGCCTTGCAGGAATTACTTTTGTGTTGTTAAAGACAAGGAGGTCTCCCTCCTCCAAGTAAAGGGGCAGGTTCCAAAAAATGTCGTGCTTTATGGATTTGTCCTTTCTGTTTAATACCATAAGCCTTGCCATATGGCGCTCTTTAAGGGGATACTTGGCTATAAGTTCAGGTGGCAACTCAAAATCAAAATCTTCCAGCCTCATGACAAACTTATATATTTTATATCCATGCAGGAGGTTATTTTTGAAAAGGGCATAAAGCACACCGCTCACGGGCTTAACTTTTACCTTTCTTACTTTGACGACATAGCAAGAGTTTTACCAAGGGATGAGTTTTGCTTTGTGGTGGGTGGATGGGTAAGGGACAGACTGTTGGGTGAGCCTGTGGGTTATCACATAGATGTGGACCTTTTGGTGAGCTGCGATCCTACCAAGGTGGCGAGGGATTTTGCTAACCTGGTAGGAGGCGCTTACTTTGAGTTTGAGAAGAAGGGGCTCCTTATAAAGAGACCCACCATAGCTACTGTGATCCTCAGACTCCCACCATACAAGTACCGCTTTGACTTTGCCCAGATAAAAGGTAAAGACCTTGAAAAGGCTCTAATAGAAGACCTTCTCTCAAGGGACTTTACCGCAAATGCCATGGCGGTAAGCATAGATGATGTCCTAAGTATAGGTGCAAAGCAAACCATCATATATGACCCTGCAAAGGGTATAGAGGACTTGGAAAGAGGGCTTTTAAGACCAGTATCTTTGAAGAATCTGGAAGATGATCCTGTAAGGATGCTAAGAGGCTTTAGGCTCTCTGTGGAGAAGGACCTTAGTCTAACTGAGGATTTTTACGACTTTGTCAAAAGAAAGGGACACCTCATAAAGAAGGCACCTGCAGAAAGGATAACCCTTGAGCTTTTGAAAATACTAAGACACCGCCGTAGCGGAAAGGTGATAAGAGACCTGTATAATCATGGGATTTTGGAAGCCATCTTTCCAGAGATAGAAAAGCTGAGAGAGGTAAACTTTCAGGGAGACCATCACCTTTACCCTCTTGATGAGCACACCCTTAGAGTTGTAGAGAGTATAGACCAAGTTATTCAAGAGAGGGAGAGATACCTTGATGCGGACCTTTTGAAAGAGTTTGGAAGTATGCATGTGCATGGAGAGTTTTCTGATATAGAACTTTTGAAGCTCTCAGCTCTCTTTCACGACATAGCAAAGCCTCACACCTTTGAGCTAAAAAATGGCAAGGTGACCTTTTATAACCATGATAAGTTAGGTGCCAGTATAGTAAGGGATATAGGAAAGAGGCTCAAATGGGGTGATGATGCTACGGAGTTTGTTTCCAAAATAGTGGAGCACCACCTAAGACCTTTTTATTTGAGAGAATCTTTGAAAAAGGGACAGCTTACCGACAGGGGCAAAGCCAAGTTCTGGAGGGAGTGCTCTGATATAGCGGCACATCTTTTTCTTCATGCCATTGCCGATGCCATAGGTAGCGGTGATAGTAAGGAAGAGATAGATGACCTTCTAAAAACCATAAAGGAGCTTGTAAGGTACAAAAGGGAAAGATACGATAAACTACCCACAAAGGCTCTTTTGAGTGGAAGGGAAATAATGGATATCCTTGGTATACCAGAGGGACCAATGGTAGGTTATGTAAAGAGAGCTTTGGAAGAGGCACAGATAGAAGGCGCTGTGAGAACCAAAGAGGAAGCCATAGAGTTTGTAAAAAACATCACCTTTCCAGCTCAAAGCTAAGAGGTGCACCGTCTTTGTCCCTCAGCTCCAACATAATACCGCATACATCCCCTTGCTTTCCCACCTTGCCCAGCACCTGCCAACTTCTAACCCTTTCTCCCTTTCTTACAAAGAGCTTTTGAGCTTTCCCATAAACAGCTATGTACTGCCCCGTATCAATCATAACAAGCCAGCCATAGCTTTTGAGGTCATCACCTGCGTATAGCACCCTCCCGCTCTCTGGAGATCTGAAAAACTCATCGCAGGAAGTCTTTATAAAATACCCTCTTTTGGTCTTTATAGGAGTCCCCCTTACGGGCATTTTGACGCTAAGAGGAGTGCCATGCTCCTTCTCTTCCTCCTTCCTTTTGGGCATCCGTTTTTCCTCAGGTTTGGGCGTTTTCTTTTCCTGGGGAGTGATGTCTCTTAGCTCTATATGGATAAGCCCGCACCCGCTAAAAAAGAGTGCAAAAAACAGGAGGATAGCTTTCATTCTCCATCTGATTATAAGCCTCTGGGATCTCCTCCACAAGGTCAAGCGCTTTTACACTCTCTGTGTGCCTCTTTGACTGGGCTATCTCACCACAAAGTCCGTGCAAAAACACACCTATTTTTAGTGCTTCAAGTATGGGAATTTTTCTGCCTATTAGTGATGTTAGGATGCCCGAAAGGACATCTCCCGTACCCCCCTTTGCCATGGCAGGACTGCCCCTTAACGATACAAAAGCTTCTCCATCAGGCGTTGATATGACGGTTCTTGAGGACTTTAGCACCAAAAAGCAGTTCCACTTTTGAGAAAACTCCTGAGCCACATCTATAAGATGGTGGATTATGTGTGTCTTGTCGTATCCGCTGAGCCTTGCAAACTCACCCACATGAGGTGTAAGCACTGTTGGGTGTTCTCTCTCTTTTAGAATACTAAGGTCTCCCGTGTCCGCAAGGTTGTTAATGCCATCAGCATCCAGAAGCAGGGGTTTTTTAATGCCCAGAAGAAGTTTTTTAATAATGACTCTTCCCTCCTCATACCTTCCCATGCCCATGCCAACACCTATCGCCGTAAAATTCTCCTGCACACTAATTATAGTGTCTGCACTTTTTTCCTTTAGCCTCTCCTCTCCCTCAAGTGGCAAACTCATCTCCTCTATTAGTGAAATTTCAAAGATATGGTTCAGGCTCTCTGGGACACCTACGCTGACAAGTCCAGAGCCTGTCCTGGTGGCAGCCCTTGCCGACATTATAAGAGCGCCAGTCTTTCCTACGCTTGAACCTACAAGAAGCACATGCCCCATATTCCCTTTGTGTACATCTGGCTCCCTCTTTAACGGTTTGACCTTTTCCAGTACATGTCTGTTTATGTGCTTAGCAAGAGACTCAGGTATGCCTATGTTAGCCACATAAACCTTCCCGCATCTTTTGGCAGAAGGATAAAGCACATGGCACACTTTGGGAAACTGGAAGGTTATGGTAAGGTTAGCCCTGACGCTTGGCTCGTAGTCTTGCCCGCTGTCTGCACAAAGCCCGGAGGGAATATCCACAGCCACCACAGGCTTGCCGAGGGAGTTTATAAACTCTATCCAGCGACGAGCTTCACCCCTAACGGGAGGCTCAAAGCCAGTTCCAAATATGGCATCCACCACAAGGTGATAATCATCTGAGGGTTTGTCTTTGAGAGGCTCACATCCAAGACGCTTTAAAACTTCAAGGTTTAATCTGGCATCGCCCTTTAGATCCTCTCCAAAAACTAAAAAGTAATCTGCTTTGTATCCCAAAAGATGAAGGTGTCTAACTGCTACAAGCCCGTCCCCTCCGTTGTTGCCCTTGCCTATAAAAAAGAGCAATTTTTTGACATGGGGAAACTCCTTCCTTATAACTTCTACCAGCCTTAGCCCTGCATTCTCCATAA
The DNA window shown above is from Hydrogenobacter thermophilus TK-6 and carries:
- a CDS encoding bifunctional ADP-dependent NAD(P)H-hydrate dehydratase/NAD(P)H-hydrate epimerase, with the translated sequence MRILKALEMSQIDSLAIKDIGIPSLLLMENAGLRLVEVIRKEFPHVKKLLFFIGKGNNGGDGLVAVRHLHLLGYKADYFLVFGEDLKGDARLNLEVLKRLGCEPLKDKPSDDYHLVVDAIFGTGFEPPVRGEARRWIEFINSLGKPVVAVDIPSGLCADSGQDYEPSVRANLTITFQFPKVCHVLYPSAKRCGKVYVANIGIPESLAKHINRHVLEKVKPLKREPDVHKGNMGHVLLVGSSVGKTGALIMSARAATRTGSGLVSVGVPESLNHIFEISLIEEMSLPLEGEERLKEKSADTIISVQENFTAIGVGMGMGRYEEGRVIIKKLLLGIKKPLLLDADGINNLADTGDLSILKEREHPTVLTPHVGEFARLSGYDKTHIIHHLIDVAQEFSQKWNCFLVLKSSRTVISTPDGEAFVSLRGSPAMAKGGTGDVLSGILTSLIGRKIPILEALKIGVFLHGLCGEIAQSKRHTESVKALDLVEEIPEAYNQMENESYPPVFCTLF
- a CDS encoding V4R domain-containing protein; translated protein: MDELEAVSKIRVFLKDEGFIVPKKPVQEFYSSIIKLSGFGVGGILNMSGRKAGNIAGQIIKELIGNHEPSIEEIELYLRVFLSEAGICEITRWENQEKQVKIYAKNSVFAEEQESSKPVCIPLQGALAGCFEELTGKEWDCKETQCQAQKKEECIFELWFYHRSSFSYEQTQDRSCGGG
- a CDS encoding DUF302 domain-containing protein, producing MLINVESKKSVEEIRSAIEEKAKSKGFGVMAIHEVTKILESKGVPINYQCLIIEVCSPKHASTMLQKNPYVSTAMPCRIAVIDQGDRRILSTIAPTAVLDMFNMPEEKALVEEVEKLMKEIMEEAS
- the rpmI gene encoding 50S ribosomal protein L35 produces the protein MAKVKMKSNRSAKKRFKITAKGKIKRWHAGGSHYNTKKAKDRKRRLRKPTLVNSGWEDKIRGLLKE
- a CDS encoding ferredoxin reductase, with the translated sequence MIDKKPILELSAPVIEIITETPTTKTLVFDIKGVDLDFYPGQYVMLEVPYPTTGEVLKRAYSIANSPLKKGVLELTIKRTPNGKASVILTEQVKVGDVFKIKGPYGKFIWLPEMSDKVVFIGAGSGIVPLMCMLRYIIDANLHHVKATLLYSNTSYEEIIYREELEKMERHSNIKVVHTLTRSVPEGWRGYTGRINPDMILKEVDDIPLNLYYLCGPPKFVDDITSMLVDLGVPKERIKKEKYE
- the queA gene encoding tRNA preQ1(34) S-adenosylmethionine ribosyltransferase-isomerase QueA, with amino-acid sequence MRLEDFDFELPPELIAKYPLKERHMARLMVLNRKDKSIKHDIFWNLPLYLEEGDLLVFNNTKVIPARLYGKKPTGGRVEILLTDMLKEHLWYALVSGKNIREGLCVYIAQDLSVNILKHISEGKFLVELLSQDPIKALYTYGHIPIPPYLEREEEHIDRVYYQTVFAQKEGSVAAPTASLHFSEELLNRLDEYGIRKAFITLHVSYGTFKPIKVSDIREHKVDEEYMEVPEETVELIKKVKQEGKKVVAVGTTVVRALETKPFSPFSGKTDLYIYPGYTFKVVDAMITNFHLPRSSLLLLVSAFAGREFILSAYQIAIKERYRFYSYGDGMLIL
- a CDS encoding rubrerythrin family protein, which encodes MKSLAGTKTLECLKHAFAGESQANRRYLYFARKADIEGYPDIANVFRETAEGETGHAFGHLEFLEKYGGGDPATGKPIGSMEQNLEAAIAGETYEYTEMYPGFAKTAREEGFDDIAEWFETLARAEKSHAGRFQKALESLKA
- the pqqD gene encoding pyrroloquinoline quinone biosynthesis peptide chaperone PqqD — translated: MIEYEKIPILKKGVVLRETANRKLLLIPEGYIELDDVSWDILRRCDGTKKLGEIIEELKSVYTGDPKIIEEDTLQLLMELKKECLLDFFSS
- a CDS encoding DUF3501 family protein, producing MKKISFDEILNIYEYEKVREERKREIIELKKNRRVFLGDLVHLVFENRQTVWFQIQEMIRAERMVKDEEIMQEIEVYNELVPDKNQLSVTMFIEIPDEEERKRLLPKLVGIHDHLYLHIGNKHTVRAIADERSKEDYEYGKAAVVHFLKFNLTDQQVEDLKNLPLKLEINHPNYKTMADIPENVKAELIKDLES
- a CDS encoding HD domain-containing protein; amino-acid sequence: MQEVIFEKGIKHTAHGLNFYLSYFDDIARVLPRDEFCFVVGGWVRDRLLGEPVGYHIDVDLLVSCDPTKVARDFANLVGGAYFEFEKKGLLIKRPTIATVILRLPPYKYRFDFAQIKGKDLEKALIEDLLSRDFTANAMAVSIDDVLSIGAKQTIIYDPAKGIEDLERGLLRPVSLKNLEDDPVRMLRGFRLSVEKDLSLTEDFYDFVKRKGHLIKKAPAERITLELLKILRHRRSGKVIRDLYNHGILEAIFPEIEKLREVNFQGDHHLYPLDEHTLRVVESIDQVIQERERYLDADLLKEFGSMHVHGEFSDIELLKLSALFHDIAKPHTFELKNGKVTFYNHDKLGASIVRDIGKRLKWGDDATEFVSKIVEHHLRPFYLRESLKKGQLTDRGKAKFWRECSDIAAHLFLHAIADAIGSGDSKEEIDDLLKTIKELVRYKRERYDKLPTKALLSGREIMDILGIPEGPMVGYVKRALEEAQIEGAVRTKEEAIEFVKNITFPAQS
- a CDS encoding murein hydrolase activator EnvC family protein — encoded protein: MKAILLFFALFFSGCGLIHIELRDITPQEKKTPKPEEKRMPKRKEEEKEHGTPLSVKMPVRGTPIKTKRGYFIKTSCDEFFRSPESGRVLYAGDDLKSYGWLVMIDTGQYIAVYGKAQKLFVRKGERVRSWQVLGKVGKQGDVCGIMLELRDKDGAPLSFELER